A stretch of the Serratia marcescens genome encodes the following:
- the pdxA gene encoding 4-hydroxythreonine-4-phosphate dehydrogenase PdxA, translating to MAAMHSNKRVVITPGEPAGVGPDLVAALAQQDWPVELVVCADPALLLERAQRLGLPLTLRDYQPQQPAKAQRAGTLTVLPVPLAHPVTAGELNVGNSAYVVETLARACDGCLNGEFAALITGPVNKGVINDAGVPFIGHTEFFADRSRCDRVVMMLATEELRVALATTHLPLLAVPGAITQQSLFEVIRILDHDLKTKFGIAQPHIYVCGLNPHAGEGGHMGHEEIDTIIPALDALRADGIHLVGPLPADTLFQPKYLQDADAVLAMYHDQGLPVLKYQGFGRAVNITLGLPFIRTSVDHGTALELAGTGTADVGSFQTALNLAIKMIINCNE from the coding sequence ATGGCAGCGATGCACAGCAATAAACGCGTCGTCATTACCCCCGGCGAACCCGCCGGGGTAGGGCCGGATTTGGTGGCAGCGCTGGCGCAACAGGATTGGCCTGTTGAGCTGGTGGTGTGCGCCGATCCGGCCCTGCTGCTTGAACGCGCCCAACGTTTGGGCCTGCCGCTGACGCTGCGCGACTACCAGCCGCAGCAACCGGCCAAGGCGCAACGCGCCGGCACGCTGACCGTGCTGCCGGTCCCGCTCGCTCACCCGGTCACCGCCGGGGAGCTGAACGTCGGCAACAGCGCCTACGTGGTGGAAACCCTGGCGCGCGCCTGCGACGGCTGCCTGAACGGCGAATTCGCGGCGCTGATCACCGGCCCGGTGAACAAGGGCGTGATCAACGACGCCGGCGTGCCGTTTATCGGCCATACCGAATTCTTTGCCGATCGCAGCCGCTGCGATCGCGTGGTGATGATGCTCGCGACCGAAGAGCTGCGCGTGGCGCTGGCGACCACCCACCTACCGCTGCTGGCGGTGCCGGGCGCCATCACGCAACAGAGCCTGTTCGAAGTCATCCGCATCCTCGATCACGATCTGAAAACCAAATTTGGCATCGCCCAGCCGCACATTTACGTTTGCGGTCTGAACCCCCACGCCGGGGAAGGCGGCCATATGGGGCACGAAGAGATAGACACCATCATCCCGGCGCTCGACGCGCTGCGCGCTGACGGCATCCATCTTGTCGGCCCGCTGCCGGCGGACACCCTGTTCCAGCCCAAATATCTGCAAGATGCCGATGCGGTGCTGGCGATGTATCACGATCAGGGGCTGCCGGTGTTAAAATACCAAGGGTTCGGCCGCGCGGTGAATATCACCCTCGGTTTGCCTTTCATACGCACCTCGGTCGACCACGGTACCGCTCTGGAACTGGCCGGCACCGGCACCGCCGATGTCGGCAGTTTCCAAACGGCCCTGAATCTCGCCATTAAAATGATAATTAATTGTAATGAATAA
- the lptD gene encoding LPS assembly protein LptD yields MKKSFPTLLATMIWTALYSQHALADLAEQCMLGVPVYDKPLVSGDPNSQPVTINADDSRADYPKSALFSGNVHVEQGNSTLTAKEVELNQTQNPGQAEPVRTVTATGDVHYSDNQIKLKGPKAWSNLNTKDTDVYEGDYQMVGRQGRGDADKMKMRGANRYTILENGTFTSCLPGDDSWSVVGSEVIHDREEQVAEVWNARFRIGGVPVFYSPYLQLPVGDKRRSGFLIPNAKYGSNNGFEFMLPYYWNIAPNYDATITPHYMSKRGLQWQTEFRYLVQPGLGLMEFDWLPDDKEYGKDNDDSKRWLFYWNHNGVMDQVWRFNVDYTKVSDYKYFTDLDSKYGSTTDGYATQKFSLGYANENWNATLSSKQFQIFDTTDRTRSDTYKVQPQLDLNYYKNDLGPFDFHIYGQAAKFTSVNPYSPDATRLHMEPTLNLPLTNGWASLNTEAKLMATHYQQDIPDGFAANYESRKSTQNNPVTAPNLDNSVNRVLPQFKVDGKLVFERPMIWAEGATQTLEPRVQYLYVPYRDQSNIYTYDTTLLQTDYSGLFRDRTYSGLDRIASQNRVSTGVTTRIYDDALVERFNASVGQIYYFSRSRTGDRMTGYDNNDDTGSVAWAGDTYWKIDDRWGLRGGLQYDTRLNSVSLGNGVVEYRQDAERVVQLNYRYATPEYIKTALNTNEIPAYQDGISQVGITGSWPIADRWAVVGAYYYDTRAKQSADQLVGLKYNTCCWAVTLGYERKVTDWNNSNNTSVYDNRVSFNVELRGLSSDHSLGSAEMLRSGILPYQRAF; encoded by the coding sequence ATGAAAAAAAGTTTCCCAACACTGCTGGCCACGATGATTTGGACGGCACTCTACAGTCAGCATGCGCTGGCTGATCTGGCCGAGCAATGCATGCTTGGCGTTCCCGTTTACGACAAGCCTTTGGTCAGCGGCGATCCGAACAGCCAACCGGTGACCATCAATGCCGATGACTCGCGCGCCGACTACCCGAAAAGCGCGCTGTTCAGCGGCAACGTGCATGTCGAGCAGGGCAACAGCACCCTGACCGCCAAAGAAGTTGAGCTGAACCAGACGCAAAACCCGGGCCAGGCGGAGCCGGTGCGCACCGTCACCGCCACCGGCGACGTGCACTACAGCGACAATCAGATCAAACTGAAAGGCCCGAAGGCCTGGTCGAACCTGAACACCAAAGATACCGATGTCTATGAAGGCGACTACCAGATGGTAGGCCGTCAGGGGCGCGGCGACGCCGACAAGATGAAAATGCGCGGCGCCAACCGTTACACCATTCTGGAAAACGGCACCTTTACCTCCTGTCTGCCAGGTGATGACAGCTGGAGCGTGGTCGGTTCAGAAGTGATCCACGATCGCGAAGAGCAGGTGGCGGAAGTATGGAACGCCCGCTTCCGCATCGGCGGCGTGCCGGTGTTCTACAGCCCGTACCTGCAGCTGCCGGTCGGCGACAAGCGCCGTTCCGGCTTCCTGATCCCGAACGCCAAGTACGGCAGCAACAACGGCTTCGAGTTCATGTTGCCGTACTACTGGAACATCGCGCCGAACTACGACGCCACCATCACGCCGCACTATATGTCCAAGCGCGGCCTGCAGTGGCAGACCGAGTTCCGTTATCTGGTGCAGCCGGGCCTCGGCCTGATGGAGTTCGACTGGCTGCCGGACGACAAGGAATACGGCAAAGACAATGACGACAGCAAACGCTGGCTGTTCTACTGGAACCACAACGGCGTCATGGATCAGGTGTGGCGCTTCAACGTCGACTACACCAAGGTCAGCGACTACAAATACTTCACCGATCTGGACTCCAAATACGGCTCCACCACCGACGGCTACGCCACGCAGAAATTCAGCCTCGGCTACGCCAACGAGAACTGGAACGCCACGCTGAGTTCCAAGCAGTTCCAGATCTTCGACACCACCGACCGTACCCGGTCTGACACCTATAAGGTGCAGCCGCAGCTGGATCTGAACTACTACAAAAACGACCTCGGCCCGTTCGATTTCCATATTTACGGCCAGGCGGCCAAGTTCACCAGCGTCAACCCGTACAGCCCGGACGCCACCCGTCTGCATATGGAACCGACGCTCAACCTGCCGCTCACCAACGGCTGGGCCAGCCTGAACACCGAAGCCAAGCTGATGGCGACCCACTACCAGCAGGATATTCCTGACGGTTTCGCCGCCAACTATGAAAGTCGTAAGAGTACGCAGAACAATCCGGTTACTGCGCCAAACCTCGACAACTCGGTCAACCGTGTGCTGCCGCAGTTCAAGGTCGACGGCAAGCTGGTGTTCGAACGGCCGATGATCTGGGCCGAAGGCGCCACCCAGACGCTGGAGCCACGCGTGCAGTACCTGTACGTGCCGTACCGCGACCAAAGCAACATCTACACCTACGACACCACCCTGCTGCAGACCGACTACTCCGGCCTGTTCCGTGACCGCACTTACAGCGGCCTGGATCGCATCGCTTCGCAGAACCGCGTGTCTACCGGTGTGACCACCCGTATTTATGATGACGCGCTGGTTGAACGTTTTAACGCTTCCGTGGGTCAAATCTACTACTTCAGCCGTTCGCGCACCGGTGACCGGATGACCGGTTACGACAACAACGACGACACCGGCAGCGTGGCCTGGGCCGGCGATACCTATTGGAAAATCGACGATCGTTGGGGCCTGCGCGGTGGCCTGCAGTACGACACCCGCCTGAACAGCGTCTCGCTGGGCAACGGCGTGGTGGAATACCGCCAGGATGCCGAGCGCGTGGTGCAGCTGAACTACCGTTACGCCACGCCGGAATACATCAAAACGGCGCTGAACACCAATGAGATTCCGGCCTACCAAGACGGCATCTCGCAGGTGGGCATCACCGGCAGCTGGCCGATCGCCGATCGTTGGGCGGTGGTCGGGGCGTATTATTACGACACCCGCGCCAAACAATCCGCCGATCAGCTGGTGGGGCTGAAGTACAACACCTGCTGCTGGGCGGTGACCCTGGGCTATGAGCGCAAGGTTACCGACTGGAACAACAGCAACAATACCAGCGTTTACGACAACAGAGTTTCGTTCAACGTCGAACTGCGCGGCCTGAGCAGCGATCATAGTCTCGGTTCCGCAGAAATGCTGCGCTCCGGCATTCTGCCGTATCAGCGTGCATTCTGA
- the apaG gene encoding Co2+/Mg2+ efflux protein ApaG, producing MIDSPRVCIQVQSIYVESQSIPEEERYVFAYTITIRNLGRSDVQLLGRYWLITNSNGRQTEVQGEGVIGEQPVIPPGGEFQYTSGAILETPLGTMEGHYEMVDHQGQPFRTAIPVFRLAIPTLIH from the coding sequence ATGATTGATTCGCCCCGCGTGTGTATTCAGGTTCAGAGCATCTATGTGGAATCACAGTCGATCCCTGAAGAAGAGCGTTACGTCTTCGCCTATACCATCACCATCCGCAATCTGGGGCGGAGCGACGTGCAACTGCTGGGCCGTTACTGGCTGATCACCAACAGCAACGGCCGCCAAACCGAAGTTCAGGGCGAAGGCGTGATCGGCGAACAGCCCGTCATTCCGCCCGGCGGAGAGTTTCAGTACACCAGCGGCGCCATTCTGGAAACGCCGCTGGGCACCATGGAAGGCCATTACGAAATGGTGGACCATCAGGGTCAACCATTCCGCACCGCTATTCCCGTGTTTCGCTTAGCCATTCCAACGCTGATCCATTAA
- a CDS encoding PhoX family protein: MTKQIEQLDADRLIDPTRRKLLLGSAGAVGLAGFLGGGIWSVSAEALAEDLPPNKLLGFQGIAASTADEVTIAPGYRAEVLISWGEPLVDGAPAFDPQGNNSAADQEKQFGDNNDGMSFFPIDDRHGVMAINNEYVNEQYLFAHGGAKATSLEEVRKSQAAHGVSIVAVKRVGDGQRWEVERPSRYNRRITANTDMQFSGPAAGHPLLQTAADPSGRKVLGTFGNCANGKTPWGTYLTCEENFDTYFGTRQADYPTTPEQKRYTLKVSEPERNWPDYDERFDVAKNPNEFNRHGWIVEIDPLNPTSTPIKHTALGRFKHENAAVTVAKDGRLVVYMGDDERGEHIYKYVSKGVVDAANPANNRTLLDEGTLYVAQFDGDEAGTPLKGKGRWIALEFGKNGLTPENGFRDEAEVLIFARKAAQQVGATKMDRPEWIAVNPHDGRAYCTLTNNSKRGEEGMPLNAANPRPNNIYGQIIRWDEGGDATAGTFAWDMYALCGNPIAHPEGVNRGTPNITADNTFNSPDGLGFDRAGRLWILTDGKYSNKGDYAGQGNNQMLVGDPVSGEIRRFMVGPKSCELTGITFTPDYKTMFVNVQHPGEEGDSHFPNNSPRPRSSVLMITREDGGVIGA, translated from the coding sequence ATGACCAAGCAAATTGAGCAATTAGACGCCGACCGCCTGATCGATCCCACTCGCCGCAAACTGCTGCTCGGCAGCGCCGGTGCCGTCGGCCTGGCCGGCTTTCTCGGCGGCGGCATCTGGTCGGTCTCCGCCGAGGCGTTGGCCGAGGATCTGCCGCCGAACAAACTGCTGGGCTTTCAGGGCATCGCCGCCTCTACCGCCGACGAGGTGACCATTGCACCGGGCTACCGCGCGGAGGTGCTGATCTCCTGGGGGGAACCGCTGGTGGACGGCGCGCCGGCCTTTGATCCGCAGGGCAACAACAGCGCCGCCGATCAGGAAAAACAGTTCGGCGACAATAACGACGGCATGAGCTTCTTCCCGATCGACGATCGCCACGGTGTGATGGCCATCAATAACGAATACGTCAACGAGCAGTACCTGTTCGCTCACGGCGGCGCCAAGGCCACCAGCCTGGAAGAGGTGCGTAAATCGCAGGCGGCGCACGGCGTTTCCATCGTGGCGGTAAAGCGCGTCGGCGACGGCCAGCGGTGGGAAGTGGAGCGCCCGTCGCGCTATAACCGCCGCATCACCGCCAACACCGACATGCAGTTCAGCGGCCCGGCCGCCGGGCATCCGCTGTTGCAGACCGCCGCCGATCCGAGCGGCCGCAAGGTGCTGGGCACCTTCGGCAACTGCGCCAACGGCAAGACGCCGTGGGGCACCTATCTGACCTGCGAAGAAAACTTCGATACCTACTTCGGCACCCGCCAGGCCGATTACCCAACCACGCCGGAACAGAAGCGCTACACGCTGAAGGTCAGCGAGCCGGAGCGTAACTGGCCGGACTATGACGAGCGCTTCGACGTGGCGAAGAACCCCAACGAATTCAACCGCCATGGCTGGATCGTGGAAATCGATCCGCTGAATCCGACCTCGACGCCCATCAAGCACACCGCGCTGGGCCGCTTCAAGCATGAAAATGCGGCGGTGACCGTGGCCAAAGATGGCCGCCTGGTGGTGTACATGGGGGACGACGAGCGCGGCGAGCATATCTACAAGTACGTTTCCAAAGGCGTGGTCGACGCTGCCAATCCGGCCAACAATCGCACGCTGCTGGACGAGGGAACGCTGTACGTGGCGCAGTTCGACGGCGACGAAGCCGGCACGCCGCTGAAGGGCAAAGGACGCTGGATTGCGCTCGAGTTCGGCAAGAACGGCCTGACGCCGGAGAACGGCTTCCGCGATGAGGCCGAAGTGCTGATCTTCGCCCGCAAGGCGGCGCAGCAGGTCGGCGCCACCAAAATGGATCGCCCGGAGTGGATCGCGGTGAACCCGCATGACGGCCGCGCTTACTGCACGCTGACCAACAACAGCAAGCGCGGTGAGGAAGGGATGCCGCTGAACGCCGCCAACCCGCGGCCGAACAACATCTATGGCCAGATCATTCGCTGGGACGAAGGCGGCGACGCCACCGCCGGCACCTTTGCCTGGGACATGTATGCGCTGTGTGGCAACCCGATTGCCCACCCGGAAGGCGTCAACCGCGGCACGCCGAACATCACGGCGGACAACACGTTCAACAGCCCGGACGGGTTGGGCTTCGATCGCGCCGGCCGCCTGTGGATCCTCACCGACGGCAAGTACAGCAACAAGGGGGATTACGCCGGGCAGGGCAACAACCAGATGCTGGTGGGCGATCCGGTCAGCGGCGAAATTCGCCGTTTCATGGTGGGGCCGAAGTCCTGCGAACTGACCGGTATCACTTTCACTCCGGACTACAAGACGATGTTCGTCAACGTACAGCATCCGGGAGAAGAGGGCGATTCGCACTTCCCGAACAACAGCCCGCGCCCACGTTCATCGGTATTGATGATCACGCGCGAAGATGGCGGGGTGATTGGGGCGTAA
- a CDS encoding threonine/serine ThrE exporter family protein, translating to MQQTTATERPEPHRQQREITRLCIQCALLLLQHGAESTVVEQLSTRLGLALGMDSVESSISANAVVLTTLSHGACLTTTRKNVDRGINMQVVTEVQHIVILAEHHLADAHDVARRFDRIRPLRYPRWLVVLMVGLSCGCFSMLNGGGGDAFLVTFIASGAAMLVRQILTARQMNPLINFCLTAFVATSISGLLLRLPAFKDTSSVAMAASVLLLVPGFPLINAVADMFKGHVNTGLARWAMASLLTLATCIGVVMAMSLWDLRGWS from the coding sequence ATGCAGCAGACTACCGCCACAGAGAGGCCGGAGCCACATCGGCAACAGCGTGAGATTACCCGCCTGTGCATTCAATGCGCGCTGCTGCTGTTGCAGCATGGCGCCGAGAGCACGGTGGTGGAACAGTTGTCGACCCGCCTGGGGCTGGCGCTGGGGATGGACAGCGTGGAAAGCTCGATCTCCGCCAATGCGGTGGTGTTGACCACCCTCAGCCACGGCGCCTGCCTGACCACCACCCGAAAGAACGTCGATCGCGGCATCAATATGCAGGTGGTGACCGAAGTGCAGCATATCGTGATCCTCGCCGAGCACCACCTGGCGGATGCGCACGACGTGGCGCGCCGCTTTGACAGGATCCGACCGTTACGCTACCCGCGCTGGCTGGTGGTGCTGATGGTGGGGTTGTCCTGCGGGTGCTTCAGCATGCTCAACGGCGGCGGCGGCGATGCTTTCCTGGTGACCTTTATCGCCAGCGGCGCGGCGATGCTGGTGCGCCAAATTCTCACCGCCCGCCAGATGAATCCGCTGATCAATTTTTGCCTGACGGCGTTTGTCGCTACGTCGATCTCCGGGCTGCTGCTGCGCCTGCCGGCGTTTAAAGACACCTCGAGCGTGGCGATGGCCGCCAGCGTGCTGTTGCTGGTGCCGGGCTTCCCGCTGATCAACGCGGTGGCCGACATGTTCAAGGGGCACGTCAATACCGGGCTGGCGCGCTGGGCGATGGCCAGCCTGCTGACGCTGGCGACCTGCATCGGGGTGGTGATGGCGATGTCGTTGTGGGATCTGCGGGGGTGGTCATGA
- a CDS encoding threonine/serine exporter gives MSLLWALLQEMLLAAVPALGFAMVFNVPLRALRYCALLGAIGRGSRMLMMHGGMNIEWASLLAAILIGIIGIYWSRWLLAHPKVFTVAAVIPMFPGISAYTAMITVVEISHLGYSEALMETMITNFLKASFIVGALSIGLSLPGLWLYRKRPGV, from the coding sequence ATGAGTCTGCTGTGGGCCTTGTTGCAGGAAATGCTGTTGGCGGCGGTGCCGGCGCTGGGCTTCGCCATGGTGTTCAACGTGCCGCTGCGCGCGCTGCGTTATTGCGCGCTGCTTGGGGCCATCGGGCGCGGTTCGCGCATGCTGATGATGCACGGCGGTATGAACATCGAGTGGGCCTCGCTGCTGGCGGCGATCCTGATCGGCATCATCGGCATCTACTGGTCGCGCTGGCTGTTGGCGCACCCGAAGGTGTTCACCGTGGCGGCGGTGATCCCGATGTTCCCCGGCATTTCCGCCTATACCGCGATGATAACTGTGGTAGAGATCTCGCATCTGGGCTACAGCGAAGCCCTGATGGAGACCATGATCACCAACTTTCTCAAGGCCAGTTTCATCGTCGGCGCGTTGTCGATCGGCCTGTCGTTACCGGGCCTGTGGCTGTACCGCAAACGCCCCGGCGTGTGA
- the surA gene encoding peptidylprolyl isomerase SurA yields the protein MKNWRTLILGLVVCANAAFAAPQEVDKVAAVVDNGVVLESDVNGLLQSVKLNAQQAGQQLPDDKTLRHQIIERLIMDNIQLQMAKKMGITVSDADLDKAIANIAAQNKMSVDQLRSRLSYEGLNYNTYRSQIRKEMLISEVRNNEVRRRVTILPQEVDALAKQVGAQNGSDTEMNISHILIPLPENPSQQQVDKAEELAKRLVGEINSGADFGKLAITYSADSQALKGGNMGWGKLQEIPTLFAERLVSAKKGDVVGPIRSGVGFHILKVNDIRGASQSVSVTEVHARHILLKPSVVLTDDQARAKLQSVAEAIKSGRAKFADEAKQLSQDPGSAMQGGDLGWASPDIYDPAFRDALLKLSKGEISAPVHSSFGWHLIQLLDTRQVDKTDAAQKDRAYRMLFNRKFAEEAQTWMQEQRAQAYVKILDGSDAQQ from the coding sequence ATGAAGAACTGGAGAACGCTTATTCTCGGATTGGTGGTTTGCGCCAATGCCGCGTTCGCAGCACCCCAAGAAGTGGATAAAGTCGCCGCCGTCGTGGATAACGGCGTGGTACTCGAAAGCGACGTCAACGGTCTGTTGCAGTCAGTGAAGCTCAACGCCCAGCAGGCCGGCCAACAGCTGCCGGACGACAAGACGCTGCGCCATCAGATCATCGAACGCCTGATCATGGATAACATCCAGCTGCAGATGGCCAAGAAAATGGGCATCACCGTGTCCGACGCCGATCTGGACAAGGCGATCGCCAATATCGCCGCACAAAACAAGATGAGCGTCGATCAGCTGCGCAGCCGTCTGTCGTACGAAGGGTTGAACTACAACACCTACCGTTCGCAGATCCGCAAAGAGATGCTGATCTCCGAAGTGCGTAACAACGAAGTGCGCCGCCGCGTCACCATCCTGCCGCAGGAAGTGGACGCGCTGGCCAAACAGGTGGGCGCGCAGAACGGCAGCGACACCGAAATGAACATCAGCCACATCCTGATCCCGCTGCCGGAGAACCCGTCGCAGCAGCAGGTCGACAAAGCCGAAGAGCTGGCCAAACGCCTGGTGGGCGAAATCAACAGCGGCGCCGACTTCGGCAAGCTGGCGATCACCTACTCCGCCGATTCTCAGGCGCTGAAAGGCGGCAATATGGGCTGGGGCAAACTGCAAGAGATCCCGACCCTGTTCGCGGAACGTCTGGTGAGCGCCAAGAAAGGTGACGTCGTCGGCCCAATCCGTTCCGGCGTCGGCTTCCACATCCTGAAGGTGAACGACATTCGCGGCGCCAGCCAGTCGGTGTCGGTCACCGAAGTGCACGCCCGTCACATCCTGCTGAAACCTTCGGTGGTGCTGACCGACGATCAGGCGCGCGCCAAGCTGCAATCCGTTGCGGAAGCGATCAAGAGCGGCCGCGCCAAGTTTGCCGACGAAGCCAAACAGTTGTCGCAGGATCCGGGTTCCGCCATGCAGGGCGGCGATCTGGGCTGGGCTTCCCCGGACATCTACGATCCGGCCTTCCGCGATGCGTTGCTGAAGCTGAGCAAGGGTGAAATCAGCGCGCCGGTCCACTCTTCCTTCGGTTGGCACCTGATTCAGCTGCTGGATACCCGTCAGGTGGATAAGACCGACGCCGCGCAGAAAGATCGCGCTTACCGCATGCTGTTCAACCGTAAGTTCGCCGAAGAGGCGCAGACCTGGATGCAGGAACAGCGCGCCCAGGCTTACGTGAAGATCCTCGATGGCAGCGATGCACAGCAATAA
- the rsmA gene encoding 16S rRNA (adenine(1518)-N(6)/adenine(1519)-N(6))-dimethyltransferase RsmA: MNNRVHQGHFARKRFGQNFLTDQFVIDSIVSAIHPQPGEAVVEIGPGLGALTEPVGARMDRMTVIELDRDLATRLENHPRLKDKLTIHQQDAMTVNFAELAEEAGQPLRVFGNLPYNISTPLMFHLFSYTQAIRDMHFMLQKEVVNRLVAGPNSKAYGRLTVMAQYYCNVIPVLEVPPTAFAPPPKVDSAVVRLVPHSVLPNPVGDVRMLSRITTQAFNQRRKTIRNSLGDLFTPEQLTELGVDPSLRAENISVAQYCKLANWLSANPTPQQ, from the coding sequence ATGAATAACAGAGTCCACCAAGGGCACTTTGCCCGCAAACGCTTTGGACAAAACTTTTTAACCGATCAGTTTGTCATCGATAGCATTGTCTCCGCCATTCACCCGCAGCCGGGCGAAGCGGTGGTCGAGATCGGCCCCGGCCTCGGCGCACTGACCGAGCCGGTCGGCGCGCGCATGGACCGCATGACGGTGATCGAACTGGACCGCGATCTGGCCACCCGGCTGGAGAACCACCCGCGGCTGAAAGACAAACTGACCATCCACCAGCAGGACGCCATGACGGTGAATTTCGCCGAACTGGCCGAGGAAGCTGGCCAACCGCTGCGCGTATTTGGTAACCTGCCGTACAATATTTCGACGCCGCTGATGTTCCACCTTTTCAGCTATACTCAGGCAATCCGCGACATGCACTTTATGTTGCAAAAAGAGGTGGTCAACCGTCTGGTGGCCGGCCCGAACAGCAAGGCCTATGGGCGTTTGACCGTAATGGCGCAGTACTACTGCAACGTCATTCCGGTGCTGGAAGTGCCGCCGACCGCGTTCGCGCCGCCGCCGAAGGTCGATTCCGCCGTGGTGCGTCTGGTGCCGCACAGCGTGCTGCCGAACCCGGTGGGCGACGTGCGCATGCTGAGCCGCATCACCACGCAGGCGTTCAACCAGCGGCGGAAAACCATCCGCAACAGCCTGGGCGACCTGTTCACGCCGGAGCAGCTGACGGAGCTGGGCGTCGATCCTTCGCTCAGAGCAGAAAATATTTCTGTGGCGCAATACTGCAAGCTGGCGAACTGGCTGTCAGCCAATCCGACGCCGCAGCAATAA
- the folA gene encoding type 3 dihydrofolate reductase: MIISLIAALAADRVIGMENAMPWHLPADLAWFKRNTLNKPVIMGRKTFESIGRPLPGRHNIVLSSRPGSEAGVTWVTSMDEALAAAGDVEEVMVIGGGRIYTQLLPRADRLYLTHIDAEVGGDTHFPDYEPDEWETTFSEFHDADDLNSHSYCFEILQRR, encoded by the coding sequence ATGATTATCAGCCTGATCGCTGCCTTGGCGGCGGATCGCGTTATTGGCATGGAAAACGCCATGCCGTGGCACCTGCCGGCGGACCTTGCGTGGTTTAAACGCAACACGTTGAATAAGCCGGTTATTATGGGCCGCAAGACTTTCGAGTCCATCGGCCGCCCGCTGCCGGGCCGCCACAATATCGTTTTGAGCAGCCGTCCGGGCAGCGAAGCCGGGGTGACCTGGGTGACCTCGATGGATGAAGCGCTGGCCGCCGCCGGCGACGTGGAAGAAGTGATGGTGATCGGCGGTGGGCGCATCTATACCCAGCTGCTGCCGCGCGCCGATCGCCTGTACCTGACGCACATCGACGCCGAGGTCGGCGGCGATACCCACTTCCCGGATTACGAGCCGGACGAATGGGAAACCACGTTCAGCGAGTTCCACGACGCCGACGATCTGAACTCGCACAGTTACTGCTTCGAGATCCTGCAGCGCCGCTGA
- the apaH gene encoding bis(5'-nucleosyl)-tetraphosphatase (symmetrical) ApaH yields the protein MSTYLIGDVHGCYDELKSLLAQAAFDPERDRLWLTGDLVARGPASLDVLRFVRSLGPAVRMVLGNHDLHLLAVYAGISRNKPKDRITPLLEAPDADELINWLRRQPVLQVDDEQKLVMAHAGITPQWDIDTAKMCAREVEAVLSSDSYPLFLDAMYGDMPNNWAPELSGLARLRFSTNAFTRMRYCFPNGQLDMICKDAPGTAPAPLKPWFELPRLVDPEYTIVFGHWASLEGKGTPEGVIGLDTGCCWGGDLTMLRWEDRRYFTQPANRGEAPDHAGRLAAS from the coding sequence ATGTCGACATACCTTATCGGCGACGTTCACGGTTGTTACGATGAACTGAAGTCGCTGCTGGCTCAGGCTGCTTTCGATCCCGAGCGCGATCGGCTGTGGCTGACCGGCGATCTGGTGGCGCGCGGCCCCGCCTCGCTGGACGTGCTGCGCTTCGTGCGCTCACTCGGCCCGGCGGTGCGCATGGTGCTGGGCAACCACGATCTGCACCTGCTGGCGGTCTACGCCGGCATTAGCCGCAACAAGCCCAAAGATCGCATCACCCCGCTGCTGGAGGCGCCGGACGCCGACGAGCTGATCAACTGGCTGCGTCGCCAACCGGTGCTGCAGGTGGACGATGAGCAAAAGCTGGTGATGGCGCACGCCGGCATTACCCCGCAGTGGGATATCGACACCGCGAAAATGTGCGCGCGCGAAGTGGAAGCGGTATTGAGCAGCGACAGCTACCCGCTGTTTCTCGACGCCATGTACGGCGACATGCCGAACAACTGGGCACCGGAACTGAGCGGCCTGGCGCGCCTGCGTTTCAGCACCAATGCGTTCACGCGCATGCGCTACTGCTTCCCCAACGGCCAGCTCGACATGATCTGCAAAGATGCGCCGGGCACAGCGCCCGCGCCGCTGAAACCGTGGTTCGAGCTGCCGCGCCTGGTGGATCCGGAATACACCATCGTCTTCGGCCACTGGGCCTCGCTGGAAGGCAAGGGCACGCCGGAAGGCGTGATCGGGCTGGATACCGGCTGCTGCTGGGGCGGCGACTTGACGATGCTGCGCTGGGAAGACCGCCGTTACTTCACGCAGCCCGCCAATCGCGGCGAGGCGCCTGATCACGCCGGCAGACTGGCCGCATCCTGA